One Glutamicibacter mishrai genomic window carries:
- a CDS encoding site-specific integrase, which yields MLSMTHSPLAWKVFFAPEYITTHDDPLLQRALRTQASDQDLTGVWLRWAARPIFINSLGVPHGALNDFFAGAKMRNRAEATNKRYAYSLSVWVNFLASKGKEWDSADENDVMDFKFWRRSDIRNPRRISGSAWGNDLAALSTFYDWGHRVLEVPTLFESDEILTRKSRYGYSSDPSRGADLRPSTVRNADVKWLTPRAYQRWRDIGIHGLTPQGAERTRWRPRSQSRDAGFVDGLYGSGLRLQEWASVLTLELDRELTGHEYASFRLADACAKGGRGHTFWLRGDVLEQVATYQETERASAVRAAQTAGMYDEMRGRIVVEEVRNGVLRVNTFRGTKSYPASLRINDLDPSERRRLLIRTDEGLEPAVLWLNEDGSPRQKSAWYKSFALANSRVRKAGIDRLECHPHMLRHSFALRWFAVGRLIWSQQVKDMDAEHQRDLREQFGDTWSLVQTMLGHADVNTTKGTYLEPFRALDARMLLEYGKSVLDLEPLLAILSDDPRVRTIDDNESRF from the coding sequence ATGTTGTCCATGACCCACAGTCCGCTGGCTTGGAAAGTCTTCTTTGCTCCTGAATACATCACCACGCATGATGATCCGCTGCTGCAACGTGCGCTCAGGACACAAGCAAGTGATCAGGACTTGACTGGCGTGTGGTTACGATGGGCGGCGCGACCCATCTTCATAAACAGCTTGGGCGTCCCCCATGGTGCCCTAAACGACTTCTTCGCGGGAGCCAAGATGCGTAACCGCGCAGAAGCGACGAACAAGCGTTACGCATACTCGCTGTCAGTCTGGGTAAATTTCCTAGCTTCAAAAGGTAAGGAATGGGACTCCGCAGACGAAAATGACGTCATGGATTTCAAGTTCTGGCGCCGAAGCGACATCCGGAATCCGCGGAGAATCTCCGGGTCTGCGTGGGGAAACGATCTGGCGGCGCTCAGCACGTTCTACGACTGGGGGCACCGGGTCCTAGAAGTACCCACGCTTTTCGAATCCGATGAGATCCTTACGCGAAAATCCCGCTACGGATACTCTTCAGACCCTTCGCGTGGTGCTGACCTTCGCCCTTCAACTGTTCGAAATGCCGACGTTAAATGGCTGACACCTCGCGCCTACCAGCGCTGGCGAGATATTGGAATTCACGGACTGACGCCACAAGGAGCCGAACGCACACGGTGGCGGCCCCGCTCCCAGTCTCGAGACGCAGGCTTTGTCGATGGACTGTATGGCAGTGGCTTACGTTTGCAGGAGTGGGCCAGCGTCTTGACGCTGGAGCTCGACCGGGAATTAACAGGCCACGAATACGCGTCATTCCGGCTTGCCGACGCCTGCGCCAAGGGGGGACGCGGACACACCTTCTGGTTGCGGGGTGACGTCCTTGAGCAAGTTGCCACTTATCAGGAAACGGAACGAGCATCCGCGGTTCGCGCCGCTCAAACAGCCGGGATGTACGACGAAATGCGCGGGCGAATCGTTGTGGAAGAAGTCCGCAACGGCGTACTGCGAGTGAACACTTTCCGTGGAACAAAGAGCTACCCCGCCTCGCTCCGAATCAACGATCTTGATCCATCGGAGCGACGCCGGTTGCTGATACGCACCGATGAGGGGTTGGAGCCCGCTGTCCTTTGGTTAAACGAGGATGGCAGTCCCCGTCAAAAATCTGCCTGGTACAAATCGTTTGCCCTCGCGAACTCCCGAGTCAGAAAGGCCGGCATCGACCGCCTGGAATGCCACCCGCACATGCTGCGGCACAGTTTCGCATTGCGTTGGTTTGCCGTTGGACGGTTGATCTGGTCTCAGCAAGTCAAAGACATGGATGCCGAACATCAGCGCGACTTGCGCGAACAATTTGGCGACACCTGGTCCCTGGTTCAAACGATGCTGGGACATGCAGACGTCAACACAACGAAAGGAACCTATTTGGAACCGTTTCGTGCCTTGGACGCGCGGATGCTCCTCGAGTACGGAAAATCTGTTCTTGATCTTGAACCCCTGCTAGCCATCCTGTCGGATGACCCGCGGGTGCGAACCATCGACGACAACGAAAGCAGGTTCTGA
- a CDS encoding TlpA family protein disulfide reductase, protein MTTTRNHRRIFTITALMAAAALILLLALTALNRGNETNPAAGPAGGSNDGRIEITSVDGRELTVPSTRPTVLYFMASWCYTCVPQAEAMKELEQEYADKADFVAVDVTPENTKTEVDQFRELAGNPGYPYVVDRTRELIQKYGVMSLDSTIVVSPEGEVLARADSRPMKADALKAFLDAALP, encoded by the coding sequence ATGACAACGACCAGAAACCACCGGCGCATCTTCACCATCACTGCCCTCATGGCCGCCGCGGCGCTCATCCTGCTCCTGGCCCTCACTGCGTTGAACCGCGGGAACGAAACCAATCCAGCCGCCGGGCCAGCCGGCGGAAGCAACGACGGCAGGATAGAGATCACGTCTGTGGACGGCCGGGAGCTCACCGTCCCCTCCACCCGCCCGACGGTGCTGTATTTCATGGCGAGCTGGTGCTATACCTGTGTTCCGCAGGCGGAGGCGATGAAGGAACTGGAACAGGAATATGCCGATAAGGCAGACTTCGTCGCCGTCGATGTGACGCCGGAGAACACAAAAACCGAAGTGGACCAGTTCCGTGAACTGGCCGGCAACCCCGGATACCCCTACGTTGTTGACCGTACCAGGGAGCTCATCCAAAAGTATGGGGTCATGTCCCTGGACAGCACCATCGTCGTCTCACCCGAGGGTGAAGTCCTGGCCCGGGCCGACTCCCGGCCCATGAAGGCCGATGCCCTGAAGGCATTTCTTGACGCAGCACTTCCCTAG
- a CDS encoding cytochrome c biogenesis CcdA family protein, producing the protein MTTGVLGLAFLTGMLATVNPCGFAMLPTYLAYFIGAGPGAGRKRPLLAGLRAGVALSAGFATVFVTAGLLAAVGLRSVASALPWAAALIGAVIVAAGLGMVFGWQLPGTRLNLSRILKTGGTGSGLRAVFGYGVAYAVAALSCSLALLLAVVAQAVSTGSLAGLLAVFAAYALGSSVVLVLLSLGAAVARDALARHVRRLLPFVNRLGGAALVLAGIYLLLYWLPALSGGQAGGIMSGAVTEASTGLSVFIAGNWAIITSAAVAVVLAAVALSLRRRSKSKAQDSNMPAEEAESSENTESCCSPAPHLPHTAPVRDNQQGNP; encoded by the coding sequence ATGACGACGGGGGTTCTGGGCCTGGCCTTTCTGACCGGAATGCTTGCCACGGTGAATCCATGCGGGTTTGCGATGCTTCCAACCTACCTGGCGTACTTTATCGGTGCCGGGCCCGGTGCGGGACGGAAGCGGCCGTTGCTTGCAGGTCTTCGGGCCGGGGTTGCCCTCAGCGCCGGTTTCGCCACTGTCTTTGTTACGGCCGGCCTGCTCGCCGCTGTAGGCCTGCGTTCGGTGGCGTCGGCGCTGCCCTGGGCGGCGGCGCTGATCGGAGCCGTCATCGTGGCCGCCGGCCTCGGCATGGTGTTCGGTTGGCAGCTGCCCGGGACACGGTTGAATCTGTCCCGGATTCTGAAGACGGGCGGGACCGGTTCGGGGTTGAGGGCTGTCTTTGGTTACGGTGTGGCGTATGCGGTGGCCGCGCTCTCCTGCAGCCTGGCCCTGCTGCTGGCTGTCGTCGCCCAGGCCGTGTCCACCGGAAGCCTCGCCGGGCTGCTGGCGGTCTTCGCCGCCTACGCCCTGGGCTCCTCGGTGGTGCTGGTCCTTCTGTCCCTCGGTGCAGCGGTGGCGCGGGACGCCCTGGCACGCCACGTCCGGAGGCTGCTGCCCTTCGTTAACCGCCTCGGCGGAGCCGCGCTTGTCCTCGCCGGGATCTACCTGCTGCTCTACTGGCTGCCCGCCCTCTCCGGCGGGCAGGCCGGGGGGATCATGAGCGGGGCAGTCACCGAAGCCAGCACGGGCCTATCTGTTTTCATCGCGGGCAACTGGGCGATCATCACCTCCGCCGCCGTGGCCGTCGTCCTCGCCGCCGTTGCCCTGTCCCTGCGACGCCGCAGCAAAAGCAAGGCGCAGGACAGCAATATGCCCGCGGAGGAGGCTGAGAGCAGTGAGAACACCGAGTCGTGCTGCAGCCCGGCTCCCCACCTTCCCCACACGGCGCCAGTGCGCGACAACCAGCAAGGAAACCCATGA
- a CDS encoding LexA family protein: MADEQELMPPGASQGPVQAVSAMGFPSPARDYFDGGLDLNRLLVRDRVSTFIMRVSGHAMQSAGIYDGDEVIVDRSLSVRDGSVVIVNLNGQMLVRRWHIDGSNVGLLSDESPLPVWLTEGDEVGVFGVITRCLHHVR, encoded by the coding sequence GTGGCTGACGAACAAGAGTTGATGCCTCCGGGTGCCAGCCAGGGTCCGGTGCAAGCCGTCTCGGCCATGGGATTCCCCTCGCCGGCACGCGACTACTTCGACGGCGGCCTGGATCTGAACCGTCTGCTGGTAAGGGACCGGGTATCGACCTTCATCATGCGGGTGAGCGGGCATGCCATGCAGTCCGCGGGAATCTACGACGGTGATGAAGTGATCGTCGACCGCTCGCTCTCGGTCCGTGATGGCTCGGTGGTCATCGTGAATCTCAACGGGCAAATGCTGGTACGGCGATGGCATATCGACGGTTCCAATGTCGGGTTGCTCAGCGACGAATCGCCCCTGCCGGTCTGGCTGACCGAGGGTGATGAGGTCGGGGTCTTCGGGGTCATCACGAGGTGCCTGCATCATGTCCGCTGA
- the merA gene encoding mercury(II) reductase, with protein sequence MPEATTPDFDLAVIGSGGGAFAAAIRATNLGKRVVMIERSTVGGTCVNTGCVPSKALLAAAEARHVALDASGRFPGISTSAEPVDMKDLIGGKRSLVEAMRADKYVDLAADYGWELRQGNAVFAGTPEEPVLEITGPDGARDSLTAAHYLVATGSTSWAPPVPGLDEVDYLTSTTAMELDEVPESLIVFGGGYVALEQAQLFARLGSKVTLLVRSRLASHEEPEASRALMGVFADEGIRVVRRAAVTSVRTDPAGAEVLVTATVAGGQEEFRAAKLLVATGRRAVTDGLNLDAVGVKTGDTGQILVNNRLNSTNERIWAAGDVTGHREFVYVAASHGTLVVENAFNNAGREVDYGHLPRVTFTSPALAAVGMTDKEANEAGIRCECRVLPLEYVPRALVNRDTRGFIKIVADADTRRIVGITAVAKDAGELAAAGVYILEAGMTVEQVAHMWSPYLTMAEGLKIAAQSFATDVSKLSCCAS encoded by the coding sequence ATGCCTGAAGCAACAACACCCGATTTCGACCTGGCTGTCATCGGCTCCGGAGGCGGCGCCTTCGCCGCCGCCATCCGGGCCACCAACCTGGGCAAGCGGGTGGTGATGATCGAACGCTCCACGGTGGGCGGGACGTGCGTGAACACCGGCTGCGTGCCGTCCAAGGCGCTGTTGGCGGCTGCTGAGGCCAGGCACGTTGCCCTGGACGCGTCCGGCCGGTTCCCCGGCATCAGCACCTCGGCCGAGCCGGTGGACATGAAGGACCTGATCGGCGGCAAGCGCTCCCTGGTGGAGGCGATGCGCGCCGACAAGTACGTGGACCTGGCCGCAGACTACGGCTGGGAGCTGCGCCAGGGCAACGCCGTGTTCGCCGGCACCCCGGAGGAACCGGTCCTGGAAATCACCGGACCCGACGGCGCCCGCGACTCCCTGACCGCTGCCCATTATCTGGTGGCCACCGGCTCGACCTCCTGGGCACCACCGGTACCGGGACTGGATGAGGTTGACTACCTGACCTCGACCACGGCCATGGAACTGGACGAGGTGCCCGAGTCCCTGATCGTCTTCGGCGGCGGGTACGTGGCCCTGGAGCAGGCGCAGCTTTTTGCCCGCCTCGGATCGAAGGTGACCCTGCTGGTTCGCTCCAGGTTGGCCTCGCACGAGGAACCGGAAGCCTCCCGTGCGCTGATGGGCGTCTTCGCCGACGAGGGCATCCGCGTGGTCCGCCGCGCAGCCGTAACTTCGGTCCGCACAGATCCCGCCGGCGCAGAGGTCCTTGTCACCGCCACGGTCGCCGGGGGCCAGGAGGAATTCCGGGCCGCGAAGCTGCTGGTGGCCACCGGACGCCGCGCCGTCACCGACGGACTGAACCTGGACGCCGTCGGCGTCAAGACCGGCGACACCGGCCAGATCCTGGTCAACAACCGGCTCAACAGCACCAACGAACGGATCTGGGCCGCCGGGGACGTGACCGGGCACCGGGAATTTGTCTACGTCGCAGCCTCCCACGGCACCCTGGTCGTGGAGAACGCGTTCAACAACGCCGGCCGCGAGGTCGACTACGGGCACCTGCCCCGGGTCACCTTCACGAGCCCCGCCCTGGCCGCCGTCGGCATGACCGACAAGGAAGCCAACGAGGCGGGCATCCGGTGCGAGTGCCGGGTCCTGCCCCTGGAATATGTCCCGCGGGCACTGGTGAACCGGGACACCCGCGGTTTCATCAAGATCGTCGCCGACGCCGACACCCGGCGGATTGTGGGCATCACCGCCGTGGCAAAGGACGCCGGGGAGTTGGCTGCCGCCGGCGTCTACATCCTGGAGGCCGGGATGACCGTGGAACAGGTCGCCCACATGTGGAGCCCATACCTGACCATGGCCGAAGGCCTCAAGATCGCCGCCCAGTCCTTCGCCACCGACGTCTCCAAGCTCTCCTGCTGCGCCTCCTGA
- a CDS encoding heavy metal-responsive transcriptional regulator — MTTKTIRFYEDRGLLPPAERSANGYRDYAHDTLSRLEFIRRGQIAGLTLAQIQGILRIRDNGFTPCTHVRDVLGKQLTDLDRQIAELTALRVTVAEQYATAEAADPQRCDAEQICSYI; from the coding sequence ATGACAACCAAGACGATCAGGTTCTACGAGGACCGGGGGCTTCTGCCGCCGGCCGAACGCTCCGCCAACGGCTATCGTGACTACGCCCACGACACCCTCAGCCGCCTTGAATTCATCCGCCGCGGCCAGATTGCCGGGCTGACCCTGGCGCAGATCCAGGGCATTCTGCGGATCCGCGACAACGGCTTCACGCCATGCACCCACGTGCGGGACGTTCTGGGGAAACAGCTGACGGACCTGGACCGGCAAATCGCGGAGCTCACCGCACTCCGGGTGACCGTGGCCGAACAATATGCAACCGCCGAGGCGGCCGACCCTCAGCGCTGCGATGCTGAACAAATCTGCAGTTACATCTGA
- a CDS encoding Y-family DNA polymerase gives MNNFYVSCERAFDYSLRNRPVVVLSNNDGCVVARSQEAKDLGIATGEPFFKIQRLMDSHNLAVRSSNYELYGDMSARVMELLGRYGTWHEVYSIDESFIGLEGSLEQVRSTAAQIRKAIDKTIGVPVCVGVSTTKTLAKLANHIAKHNPGLGGVCVQQLMDQQVLGNILTRVPVTDVWGVGRKSGAKLISMGIETIADLRDADPLLIRKKFSVVLQRTVFELNGQRCIGPVEERADRGQVMFTRSFSTPVRTREAMEEVMSIYAQKAASRLASEGRYATLLTVTAGTSRFAQGESSFPSAQVRLPRPTRDPILLSKLAIAAMADLMQPGMDYVRGGVILSGLSDSPGEKQLDLFDLGDEHDEEEQKNVSSVVQDISARFGAKSIGLGPAGMAQSPAWTMKREHISQRYTTEWDELLEVRA, from the coding sequence ATGAACAACTTCTACGTCTCCTGCGAGCGAGCCTTCGACTACTCGCTGCGCAATCGTCCGGTAGTCGTCCTGTCCAACAATGACGGCTGCGTGGTCGCGCGATCCCAAGAAGCCAAGGACCTGGGCATCGCCACCGGGGAACCATTCTTCAAGATCCAGCGGCTCATGGACAGCCACAACTTGGCCGTGCGCTCGAGCAACTATGAACTCTATGGCGATATGTCCGCCCGCGTTATGGAACTGCTCGGCCGCTACGGCACCTGGCATGAGGTCTACTCCATCGACGAATCGTTCATCGGGTTGGAAGGCAGCCTGGAACAGGTGCGCAGCACCGCCGCGCAGATCCGCAAGGCCATCGACAAGACCATCGGCGTGCCGGTCTGCGTGGGAGTGTCCACCACCAAGACGCTGGCCAAGTTGGCCAACCATATTGCCAAGCACAACCCCGGACTCGGCGGCGTCTGCGTCCAGCAGTTGATGGACCAGCAGGTTCTGGGCAATATCCTGACCCGCGTTCCGGTCACCGACGTCTGGGGAGTGGGACGCAAATCGGGTGCCAAGCTGATCAGCATGGGCATTGAAACCATCGCTGATTTGCGCGACGCTGACCCGTTGCTCATCCGCAAGAAATTCTCCGTGGTGCTGCAGCGTACCGTCTTCGAACTCAACGGGCAGCGCTGCATCGGGCCGGTGGAAGAACGCGCGGACCGCGGGCAGGTCATGTTCACCCGGTCCTTCTCGACCCCGGTCCGCACCCGCGAGGCCATGGAAGAAGTCATGTCCATCTATGCGCAAAAGGCCGCCAGCCGATTGGCAAGTGAAGGACGATATGCCACGCTCTTGACGGTCACCGCAGGCACCAGCCGATTTGCCCAAGGCGAATCATCCTTCCCCAGCGCCCAGGTGCGGCTGCCACGGCCGACACGGGACCCCATCCTGCTCAGCAAACTGGCTATCGCGGCCATGGCTGATCTGATGCAGCCCGGCATGGACTACGTGCGCGGGGGAGTGATCCTCTCCGGGCTCAGCGATTCGCCCGGTGAAAAGCAGCTGGATCTTTTTGATCTCGGCGACGAGCACGATGAGGAAGAACAGAAGAATGTCTCCTCGGTAGTGCAGGATATTTCCGCCCGTTTCGGTGCGAAGTCCATCGGCTTGGGACCAGCGGGCATGGCCCAAAGCCCGGCCTGGACCATGAAGCGCGAACACATCTCCCAGCGCTACACCACCGAATGGGATGAGCTCTTGGAAGTCCGCGCATAG
- a CDS encoding glycoside hydrolase family 3 protein yields the protein MTTHVRALMSLGMLSTLLLSSCSAPSSPTDGPSSQNPAPSTSSSPTSQATGPAGSDEPAPTPSQEPTARQQAEELVGQLSVEQQAASLVMAGVPATGASSRELKAMKKQGLGNVFLRGRSQLSLKQTKAEIGSITKALKPNLPDQLPVWVATDQEGGFVRVMQGAGFTQLPTATKQGQWPEGKLSSRIKQVGEELAEAGINVNLAPVADVVPAKIGAANAPIGYFGREYAHTAGEVSSAITTVNDALNDAGVQPVVKHFPGLGRVAKNTDTSSGVTDTVIGMDASDLEPFKQAIAQDNSWVMISNARYAELDAKNDAPFSQKIITGLLRDELGYEGVVISDDLCEAQQVASIPVGQRAVKFVAAGGTVPLCVKSDQAILMAKALAAEAKDDKKFAAKVREAATVILEAKLR from the coding sequence ATGACTACTCACGTCAGAGCGCTCATGTCATTGGGAATGCTCTCGACACTGCTGCTCAGCAGCTGCAGTGCGCCCAGTTCACCGACCGACGGCCCAAGCTCGCAAAACCCCGCGCCATCAACCTCATCCTCGCCCACGAGCCAGGCGACGGGACCCGCAGGCAGCGACGAGCCAGCGCCTACGCCAAGCCAGGAACCTACGGCTCGCCAGCAGGCTGAAGAACTCGTTGGCCAGCTCTCGGTGGAGCAGCAAGCGGCAAGCTTGGTGATGGCAGGCGTCCCGGCAACAGGTGCCAGCAGCAGAGAGCTGAAAGCCATGAAGAAGCAGGGCCTGGGTAACGTGTTCCTGCGAGGCAGATCGCAGCTCTCGCTCAAGCAGACCAAAGCGGAAATCGGGTCCATCACCAAAGCCCTGAAACCAAATCTTCCTGATCAGCTGCCGGTTTGGGTGGCCACGGACCAGGAAGGCGGATTCGTGAGGGTCATGCAGGGTGCGGGATTCACTCAGCTGCCGACCGCCACCAAGCAGGGCCAATGGCCAGAGGGCAAGCTGTCCTCGAGAATCAAGCAGGTCGGTGAAGAACTGGCCGAAGCCGGGATCAACGTGAACCTTGCGCCGGTGGCCGATGTGGTGCCGGCCAAGATCGGCGCCGCCAACGCACCCATCGGATACTTCGGGCGGGAATACGCCCACACTGCCGGCGAGGTCTCCTCCGCCATCACCACTGTGAACGATGCCCTGAACGACGCCGGGGTGCAGCCGGTGGTCAAGCATTTCCCCGGCTTGGGCAGGGTGGCAAAAAATACCGATACCTCCAGCGGTGTCACCGACACCGTGATCGGCATGGATGCTTCCGACCTTGAGCCGTTCAAGCAGGCGATCGCCCAGGATAATTCCTGGGTCATGATCTCCAACGCCCGCTACGCCGAACTTGATGCGAAGAATGATGCGCCGTTCTCGCAGAAGATCATCACCGGACTGCTGCGCGATGAACTGGGCTATGAAGGCGTGGTGATTTCCGATGACCTGTGCGAGGCACAGCAGGTTGCTTCGATTCCCGTCGGCCAGCGTGCTGTGAAGTTCGTGGCGGCCGGTGGCACGGTGCCATTGTGCGTTAAATCCGATCAGGCAATTCTCATGGCCAAGGCGCTGGCGGCCGAAGCCAAGGATGACAAGAAGTTCGCGGCAAAGGTTCGCGAGGCGGCCACAGTGATCCTGGAAGCGAAACTGCGCTAG
- a CDS encoding glycosyltransferase 87 family protein, translating to MVVLLIWTLIAIEPTGWDLSVYREGALTLLREPEDLYGPFVGPINAPGLPFTYPTFAALLFLPMAFFPYWVSVTVTMVASIVLTFFVGKDLATRIARRWPKFGRWVTPLTLTCLMLISGPFRDTIWFGQINILILGACYLALVNSKSLTPFVIAVGICAGIKLTPIALLILPLAMRKWKAVVIGTLTFLGTQVIGLVFQWRNTLDYWFDVVRDPSRVGNVGYIDNISLQGFLTRLGAGSLIWFVVALAVGLAFIALLYKLDGTVEPVVLLGIAATCPLLVSPVSWSHHWVWGPVMAYAWAVVALRLDVWPRRIMLGVLVLFSMELMISAKRAIRFFGIHPDHELATWWYIWPAIPVVGMVLCLVIALVSKPRELLETR from the coding sequence ATGGTCGTGCTCTTGATTTGGACGTTGATCGCCATCGAACCTACCGGGTGGGATCTGTCGGTGTACCGCGAAGGGGCGCTGACCTTGCTCCGGGAACCTGAAGATCTGTACGGGCCATTTGTCGGCCCCATCAACGCTCCGGGATTGCCCTTCACCTACCCGACCTTCGCCGCCTTGCTTTTCCTTCCCATGGCGTTCTTCCCCTATTGGGTCTCGGTGACAGTCACCATGGTGGCTTCCATTGTGCTGACTTTCTTTGTCGGCAAGGATCTGGCCACGCGCATTGCCCGACGCTGGCCGAAATTTGGACGCTGGGTCACTCCTTTGACCCTGACGTGCCTGATGCTGATTTCGGGTCCATTCCGCGACACCATTTGGTTCGGGCAGATTAATATCCTTATTCTCGGTGCGTGTTATCTGGCGCTGGTGAATTCAAAGTCTTTGACCCCTTTTGTGATTGCGGTCGGGATTTGCGCGGGCATCAAGCTCACGCCCATTGCGCTGCTTATTCTTCCGTTGGCCATGCGCAAATGGAAAGCGGTCGTCATCGGCACCCTGACTTTCCTTGGCACCCAGGTCATCGGGCTGGTCTTCCAATGGCGCAATACCCTGGACTACTGGTTCGACGTGGTGCGCGACCCGTCACGCGTGGGCAACGTCGGGTACATTGACAATATTTCCCTGCAGGGATTCCTGACCCGGCTCGGTGCCGGATCGCTGATCTGGTTCGTCGTGGCGCTCGCCGTGGGCCTGGCCTTCATCGCGCTGCTCTATAAGCTCGATGGCACCGTTGAACCGGTGGTGCTGCTGGGCATTGCCGCCACCTGCCCTCTGCTGGTTTCACCGGTGAGCTGGTCCCATCACTGGGTCTGGGGTCCAGTCATGGCCTATGCCTGGGCGGTGGTGGCCTTGCGTCTGGACGTCTGGCCACGGCGCATCATGCTGGGCGTACTCGTGCTGTTCAGCATGGAATTGATGATTTCGGCCAAGCGGGCCATTCGTTTCTTCGGCATCCATCCCGATCATGAGCTGGCGACGTGGTGGTACATCTGGCCTGCCATCCCGGTGGTGGGCATGGTGTTGTGCCTGGTGATTGCCTTGGTTTCCAAACCGCGGGAACTGCTGGAAACCCGCTGA
- the merB gene encoding organomercurial lyase MerB, translating into MTNDISHVTERLATGETGMQPWLWLPLMKLLALGDPVDITDLAAATGRPVEEIRAALEAMADTEYDGSGRIVGQGLTQRPTQHRFEVGGEQLYTWCALDTLIFPTLLAAPARIESAYKSTGTPVRVRVDSSGVTSVEPATAVVSLVNPEDMSSVRSSFCNQVHFFASPEEAEPWLENHPDGTVIPVDEAYRLASTMADQMLAGTTSQNREKPGNGAQSCSC; encoded by the coding sequence ATGACGAACGACATTAGCCACGTTACTGAACGCCTCGCCACCGGGGAGACCGGCATGCAGCCCTGGCTGTGGTTGCCGCTGATGAAGCTCCTCGCCCTGGGTGACCCGGTCGATATCACGGACCTTGCCGCCGCGACCGGGCGGCCCGTCGAGGAAATCCGCGCGGCGCTTGAGGCCATGGCCGACACCGAATACGACGGTTCAGGCCGGATCGTCGGGCAGGGCCTGACTCAGCGTCCCACCCAGCACCGCTTCGAAGTCGGCGGCGAACAGCTCTACACCTGGTGCGCACTCGACACCCTGATTTTCCCCACCCTCCTCGCCGCCCCCGCCCGGATCGAATCCGCCTACAAATCAACCGGAACACCCGTTCGGGTACGCGTTGACAGCTCCGGTGTCACCAGCGTCGAACCGGCAACAGCCGTGGTCTCGCTAGTCAATCCGGAGGACATGAGCTCGGTCCGGTCCTCCTTCTGCAACCAGGTCCACTTCTTCGCCTCACCCGAAGAAGCAGAACCCTGGCTCGAAAACCACCCCGACGGGACGGTCATCCCCGTTGACGAGGCATACCGGCTCGCCTCCACCATGGCCGACCAAATGCTCGCCGGGACCACCAGCCAGAACAGGGAAAAACCGGGCAACGGAGCGCAAAGCTGCAGCTGCTGA
- a CDS encoding NAD-dependent epimerase/dehydratase family protein, translating into MKVLLVSCGDVATEAGLRFLAQSDEVTGWRRNSSKLPQAFDGHDVDLLDPASWPDIDPATEVVVLTPVPASRDVDGYERSYLQVAQELCARLREQAPRLRRLIYVSSTAVMGGDNGEWVTEQAPVHATRDTAKVLARTEAALAGSGLPVTILRASGIYGPGRTRLIDLVASGTAKIPAGSHWTNRIHRDDLAAAIVHVVNLGDRAAELYLATDSTPAQLGAVYQFLAAELGMKHLEQEEQSATRRAGDRRLDNSRLLESGLQLQYPGFIEGYREILSGTSTRHA; encoded by the coding sequence ATGAAAGTCTTGCTAGTCAGTTGTGGCGATGTCGCCACCGAAGCCGGTCTGCGATTCCTCGCCCAATCAGACGAGGTTACCGGGTGGCGCCGCAACAGCAGCAAGCTTCCCCAAGCTTTCGACGGGCACGATGTAGACCTGCTGGATCCGGCCAGCTGGCCGGACATCGATCCCGCGACGGAAGTCGTTGTGCTGACACCGGTGCCGGCGTCCCGCGATGTGGACGGTTATGAGCGCAGCTACCTGCAGGTCGCCCAAGAACTCTGCGCCCGGCTGCGCGAGCAAGCGCCGCGCCTTCGCCGGCTGATCTATGTCTCCTCCACCGCCGTGATGGGTGGCGATAACGGCGAATGGGTTACCGAGCAAGCACCGGTCCACGCTACCCGCGATACCGCAAAGGTCTTGGCTCGCACCGAGGCAGCGCTCGCCGGCAGCGGACTGCCGGTCACTATCTTGCGGGCTTCGGGGATCTACGGCCCGGGGCGCACCAGGCTCATCGACCTGGTGGCCTCCGGCACCGCCAAGATTCCCGCCGGTTCGCACTGGACCAATCGGATCCATCGCGATGACCTTGCAGCAGCCATCGTCCACGTGGTCAACCTTGGCGACCGCGCCGCCGAACTATATCTGGCTACCGATAGCACCCCGGCCCAGCTGGGCGCGGTGTACCAATTCCTTGCCGCGGAGCTGGGGATGAAGCACTTGGAACAGGAAGAGCAGTCAGCCACACGGCGTGCCGGTGACCGGCGCCTGGATAACTCGCGGTTGCTTGAAAGCGGGCTGCAACTGCAATACCCGGGTTTCATCGAGGGCTACCGCGAGATCCTGTCAGGCACCTCCACCCGGCACGCCTAG